DNA from Macadamia integrifolia cultivar HAES 741 chromosome 12, SCU_Mint_v3, whole genome shotgun sequence:
TGTTCTTGGattttttaattgttaaaaaaaatgtaattcttgtaacttagattacattttaaaaacatAATTCTCTTGGAGGCTTGGATATGGTTCCGGAATTGtcaattgtgaatgttatccttCATTTAATCCGCTTAAAAACTGAATTTAGGGTAGGCcttttagagcccgtttagaattaaataggctTATAGCCCATTTAAGATCTGTATAAGGCCTATTTAAGGTAGTTCGATTAATATTCAATACCGATCGACCCGATTACAAATTGTACCATGCCTCTTAAACttaggcccgtttaagtaaacaggTGTTCACGGTGCAATGATTTCACACCGCCAGGCCCGGCTGGACCGAGACCGACCTGGGCCAGgcctattgacacccctacattaaACCCAGGATGAGTCAAAGCAGAGGAAGATGAATCAACCGCATAGGaatctttcaatttcaaatcCCAACGAGTGAGTGGAGGAGTTAAGTATTACTTTTGAAAGAAACCTGGAGCACGGTTTTAGAAAAAGGAATCGGAACTGGGATCGGTCCCACACTATAATGGAATATTCTCAGAAGAAATGAGCAATATGAGAAGCACCCAGCAGAGATTCTGTTTCTAATAGAAGATTGGTGAGTAAATTCATTCATActtttatcagaaaaaaaaaagaagagtaaatTCATTCATCCTGCTGTTACAGATTGATAATAAGAGTATATTCTTATTATAATGttcatctctctttcttccccctTTGATTGAGGGGGGAATGGCAAAGGTGGTTATCAGGCAATTTATAAGGGGTGTTTGCAAGACAAGCAGCTTGTGCCAATTAAGCAACTGACCCGAAAAActtcagaagagagaatggcaGCCTTCTTCGCTGAACTTGGAAGCATAGTCTATGTAAACCGCCCTCATACTACAAAACTGATAGGATACACAGAGTGGAAGGAGGAATTCACATtgttatacttttttcttttttcagcaaAAGtgtatattaaaaataataaagaatgatGAACAGGATTCACATCCGGGCATATCCAGATGACACAGAAAAATAAGTTGTCTTAAAattcaccttcggcattgccattagcaaagTAAAGACAAACCCAATAAACCTTTTggatccacctttggcattgccatcagcagaaatcACAGGTCTAACAAAGAACATTAGATTTATCCTGTACAAAAAGACTCAATTCTCAAAACAGAATCCAGATCTCCCTTCAATATCCCATATAATCCAGAGTGTTACCTTCCCTATAACAATGGGAGATTTTCCAAGGATTGTTTGAAAGATAATTTTTGAAGAAGATCCATTTCTGCTGAAATTATCATGGAAAGGCATTCCTTCAACGTTTGAGAGGTCCTTTCTCTTCCCTCGTATCTTCTCAAATTCCATTTTGTCTATATAGTCATTGGGACTAGAACGAAACCTGACAGCCAAATATATTTGAGAGGCACCACCGACTTCCTTCTCCACCAAATCAGAAGATTGTTGACGGGGGTAAAATTTGGCCAAGCAATTGTAAATATATCAAGGAAAAACTGCCAAACTTTCTTCGAATAGATGCACTCCATGAAGATATATGCTGCAGATTCGGACACTTTCAAGCAAAGATTACACCTTGATGCTAAAGGAATGCCTTCATGTGAGACCTTGTCATCCATTGGAAGTCTTCAATGGATAAATTTCCAGCCAAACACCAAATTCACATTGTTCTACAATTAGAGACTAATGCAGGATTATTATGCATGGAAAAAATAGTAAGGAGAACAACCAAATATGTCTACCTTTTCCACAGGCCATCACAGGCTAGAATTAGGATTCCTCGATGTCTTCCTCAACGGAACAAAATTTATAAGCCAAGAATGCATAAATTGTTGGTCTCCAACATGACATTACTCTGTACCTGATGCATCATAGAACAGAAACTGCCTGTAGTGGAACCAGAAATGCATAAATGTTcggaaaaaaatgacaataagtTACCCAGGATAAGTGAGTATGCAAgattaaaatcctaataaaacaCTTAATGGTGAAAGTATTTGGATAACAACCTATATTGAATAAGTAATATAGGTGCAGCAGTGCCACATCTAGATATTTTGCTCACATAAGGGATCCTGATGCACCCTTCATTGGCAGTGGAATAACCTTCCTCACTGGAAACCGAAACAAAATGCTTAGCTAATGCTTAAGGGTGTTCCagtattaacaaaaaaaaaaaaaaaaaatcttcaatggAGTGAGACACCATCCTTCATTCACACTAGCATGAGGCTACAAGGGAAGGGAGCAACTGAGAGAATGGGGAGAGACAGAGAGGACCTTATTCTTTCTGTTTGAAGACGGTCCTCATAgtattttttcttcatcttcagcATCAGCTGCAAGGGAAATATGGATGAACAATGTCACACTTGATGCCTACTTACCTAACCAATTTGTTTGATCATTTGACATGATTTTGCAACAAAGATCACCACCAATACTAGCATCGaattaaaaatgcaaaaaaacgAGATCaactcctttcttcaatttgatGCCTCATATAAGGGACATCAGGTCCCTAACAATCATACCTTAACAGCAGAGCTAATCACAGATTCAAGGTGCTCATGCTCTGCCTTCTTTTCACTGAGGCCTACCATTAAGGAGCAGATACCTTCACCTGCTAGCCTTTATCATTCGCTCACCAGATCATGACAATGCTGCTGTACCGGTAGCAATTGCAGACACAGCAGCAGCAACTCTGCCAAAGGAAACTACAACATGGAGCTATGCAGTGGGTTTAGAATCTTCGTTCTTCTTGTCTTCTGTCCTTTAGCAACCATTAATGGTATTTTCTCCACCTTCACTGTCACCAATGTACTGAGAATGTACCATGTTTAAACACATTGTCCTGAaacagaaagaaataaaatgaggCAATGAGATGACAAGGGAAATGAAGTTTGTTTTGGTACATGAGTCTTGAAATTGTGCATATCATGAATAATTCAGTCTTATCAAAGGATTGTAGGGATCTGCTACACTTCAATTCAGttttaaagaaatgaaatttgttAATTGTTTCCcgtgggaaaaagaaaaatttacccAAATTTCGATGATCGAGCTGATACCATTTTTACTCATCCAAGTCATCTATTAATCAGGCTTGAAGATTTATATTGGTTAGTCACTAGAGTAGCCTTGTATCCCCTGATCTGCCACACACTTCTCTGCTGTCTCTGCAAACTTCTTGAAGCACTCCAGTGCAATCTTCCCTTCAGATATGGGTCCATGATCTGATCAAGCATCCCTTTCTTCTGGCAATGTAATCAATCATGGATAGAAAATGAGCGACCGAAGAGAAGATCCAGCTCCTGGCAACTGGCTGATTCTTGCATTTCCAATGTCAAGTGTTTCGAGAGAACTCAACTCGAAAATGCTGGCTGGGAGATACAATTCACTGCTGCAGCCCTTCACATTCAATTTTACTAACTTCTTCAGATGACCAATACGTCCAATTGTAGCCAATTTTCTACAGTCCTTGAGAAGCAATACCTCCAAATGATAATTTTTTGACAAGTCTGTAATTCGGGATAGTTCATAACAACCACTCAAGTTTAATTTGACTAACCACTCAAGGTGACCAATGGATGCATCAATTGTAGCCAACTTTCTACAACCTTCAAGAAGTAAAACCTCCAAATGTTTATTTTCTGACAAATCTGGAATCCGGGATAGTTCAACACAACTACTCAAGTTCAAAACTTTAAGCTTTTTTGCCTCCTGCATAACAAAACAACAACTTATCACATATTAATTGATGTTTAAAAGTATTCTTTGATTGACCgcaagaaataagagagagagagagagagagagagttctcaGAGACCTTGATATAGTTCCAAATCATCCAGTCCTCTGTGATTTCACTATCTGACAGATCAAGAACACATAATTTCCGTGGATTGATTGGTGTAAATTGTATAGGGCATCTTTTCCAACTAAGCCATCTCAGTTCTGGAAAAGAATGTATGAAGTCTCCAGCAACCTTGGCATAATCAACCTGTAGTAACCTTAGTTTAGTCATTGCCTCAAATCCTTCACTCATCACATATTGATTATTTAACCCATCATGGAAGGTAATACAGAGTCCTTCAACTTTCCCAGTTCCCTACAAAACAAGGAACCTTAAATAAGAATGAAAGGTTATCATGTAAAACCAAATTTAGTAATATTCACAAAGTTTGGTCAACCATTATTTCATGAGTGGGTCCATGTTATAATGGGCAATTTTAACTCGTTATGAAAATGCTAAAGAATTGAAAGAGTGCATGCCATTTTGCACATGATTTCAAAAATACCAGAACATAACATATTTTGGCACTTTTGGTAATTTGTGTGCTACTTTAATTATGTTTTGATTTCCAATACACTCTTGAATTGGGTTGAAACTAAAAACCTAAAAGATGGTGAGAGGGGGTTGGATCCTTTGTAACATGGACCGGAACCCACCCATGTCTGCCATTTGGTTTGTTAAACCTTACTTTTTAAGGACTATTTCTTTAGCTGAAAATATACAACTAGCTTATTTTTTCAAAGCATCAAAGCAATGACTGGAAACACAACTTTAAATGTACTAATCATTTATTGAAAGCCAACCTTTCGAGTAGTCAACACTTCCAATACGTCCTCATGCGACCACAACCTACTACGTTTCCCAACCTCCTTAATGCTTTCTTGACGAATAATTTCCCTTCCAAGACCTCTTAGCTGAGCATGCATCTttaactcatcttcttcaccAATCTTAACAAATAACTTTTGACAAAGAATTTTCATTCCTATTGTGGGGAAAAATCCACAGCCATCCCATATGTAGCATGCAATATTCTTATCCATTCCACTAAAAAAACAAGCAATATCAAGAAACATATCTCTCTCTACATCATCTAATTCATCATAACTTATTTTCAACCTATCTAGCACTTCTTTATTTGGAATTTCGGTTAACCTCTTCACTGTGGTTTCCCATTCTCGTTTTGATTTGCCAAGTAAAGATAAACCTGTAACCTCAAGAGCCGAAGGAAGTCCTGCAGCAATTTTTACCACTTCCATTGAGAGACCCAAAAAATTTTCTGGAGGTCGGTCCATTCGAAAGGCATGTTTACTGAAGAGGGTTAGAGATTGATCTAAATCCATTTCATTGGGCTCATAAATTCCATCTACTTCAAGAACATTTAAGACATGTCTATCTCTAGTTGTAATAATAATCTTActtccaaaaccaaaccaatcacaCTTCCCAATTAGTGCATTTAAGATCATAActtcatccacatcatcaagaacaatAAGAACTTTCTTATTGAATAATCTCTGCCTAATCATAATGATTCCTCGATCAACACAGGAAATGCGTAGATTTTCTCGATTCAAGATATTAGTGAGAAGTAGACTTTGCAAATAGACAACTCCTCCCTTTCTTTGCGAAGTTTCTCGGACATCTGCTATAAAGCTATATCCTTCAAAATGATGATAGATTGTATTATACACACACTTGGCAATTGTTGTCTTACCAATGCCACCTAAACCAAGAATACCCACAATTTGTCTATCTTTAGATCCAATGTCTAGCAACTTCATCATATTTTCTATATGAACATCCATTCCGACCATGTTGTGAGGAAGAGTCAAGTGACTATTTCTTAATCCATACGTCACTTGTTGAACAATTGATTGTATTAATTTCCCTTCGTACCTGCATAattcaaataagaaagaaaagaaatgagttGAAAATTGGCGGTGGTGAACAGCTACTGATCCAGCCCAAATAAAAAACATCAAATTCCcaataaccaagaaaaaaaggaaaactatcACATAAAAATTTAACTTGAAAGTCATAAATTCTTCCAAATTGGTTAAGGTTAAAATCAGTTGCCTGAGTTTAATGAAGCCCCATTCGACTGCCACCATATCTGtacaacgaaaaaaaaaaaaaaaaaagatcggAACTTCCGGAGCTAATTGGTCAGTGTACCAATCCAATCCCAAGTAAAGGCCGAATGGGCAACAGTTTTAAAAGACGGATCAGGATTGAAGTGGGTCCCTGTTGATTCCGATCCGAAGGATCGGCCCTCAAATCCAATAACAcagggattctagggtttttgtgCGTGAATCGGCCATTTAAGATCGGTCAGAATCGGGATTAGTTATCATTGGTTCCTATAATTCCTAATCAATTCTGATTCAAATCAGCTGATCCAGCGATCTGATTCTCGATTCTTAAAAGACTATGAATCAGCTGAGTTCGGCCCAAAGAAAAATAGaccaaattccaaaaaaaaaaaaaaaaccaagaaaattGGGACAACTATAGTATAAAAAATTGACTTGAAAGTTTCAAATTCTTCCTGACCCGGTAAAGGCTACTAATgcaatcaaaaaacaaaaaaggtaaAGGCTACTAACATCGTTTAAAAAAATCAGCAGAAATGCCCAAGTCAAATTCTCAAAATGAAAATCAACGAAGCCCCCTTTCGATTTCCACCCAATATGgtatgaggaaaaaaaaaaaaacggaggAAAATCTAGAAAAACTCACTTTTTTTGGTGTTCCCTCCTTATTAACCCACCAGCAGTATTCTTCAGATCCCATCCTTCCAATTGACCAACCTTTCTCAGAGCATTCTTCCACCCCTCTACAGTATCTCGGTTGAAATTCTTCTCGTGGTCTACAAAAGCATTCCCAAAGGAACCAGTCTGGTTTCGAACTTCCGATGGATCTACATCGTAGAAAACGGGCATCACTCTTATTTGGTCTTGGCTCCTTACTTTCATGCACTCCGCAATCTCTGCAAGCTCACCGAGGCACCATTTGCTGGAAGCATAGTCTTCTGAGAAGATGACAATGGCGATTTTGGACTGGTGGATTGTAGAGCGAAGCGCCGGACTGATCATTTCTCCGATTCGGAGTTCTTCGTTATCCCTGAACGTGTGGATTCCTATATCGAGGAGGGCGTTGTAGAGGTGATCGGTGAAGTTGGAACCAGTGTCCTCACTTCTAAAGCTCAGAAAGACCTCGTAATCCCACCCAGAAGTGTGGAgcgatgaagaagaggaatcgGAAACCCACTCTTTTGTGGCAGATGATGCTGCTGCCTCGTTTTTTCCAGAAGAGGAACCGAACTCTTGTGTGGCAGATGATGCTGTGTCATTCTTTACCTTTGCAGAAGAATCAAGCTCTTCTGGCAACGGGCTGATTCTAGCATTTCCAATGTCAACTTTTTTGAGAGAACTTAACTCAAAAATGCTGGTTGGGAGTTGAATTTCACTACTGCAGCCCTTCATGTTCAATATGACCAAGCTCTTAAGATGAGCAATGGATGCATCAATTGTAGACAATTTTCTACAGTCTTCAAGAACCAAtaccttcaattttttattttctgacaAGTCTGGAATCCGGGATAGTTCACCACAACCACTCAAGTTCAATGTGACTAACTTCTTAAGATCACCAATGGATGTGTTAATTGTAGCCAACTTTCTACAGTCCTCAAGAATCAGTACCTCCAAATGTTCATTTTCTGACAAGTCTGGAGTCCGGGATAGCTCAGCACAACTACTCAAGTTCAGAACTTTAAGAGATTTTGCCTCCTGCGCGCATAACAGAACAACAACTCATCACATATTAATTGATGTTTAAAACCTATTCTATGGTTGAtccaagaaataaaagaaagagttCTTTGAGACCTTGATAGAGTTCCAACCCATCCAGCTTTCTGTGATGTCACTATCTGATAGATCAAGAACACACAATTTCCCTAGATTGGTTTGTGTAAATTGTATAGGGCATCTTTTCAAACTAAGCCATCTCACTTCTGAAAAAGAATGCATAAATTTACCAGCGACCTTTGCATAATCGACCTGAAGTAACCTTAGCTCAGTCATTGCCTCAAATCCTTCACTCCACACACATTGGCTATTTGCCTTATCACGGAAGGTAATACAAAGTCCTTCAACTTTCCCAGTTCCCTGCAAAACAAAGAACCTTAAAATAAGTATGAAAGATAGTCATGAAAACCAAATTTAGTAATATTCACAAAGTTTGATCAGCCTCTAGTTTGAGTGGGTCAATGTTATAATGGACCAACCTTTCGAGTAGTCAACACTTTCAATACGTCCTCATGCGACCACAATCTACTACGTTTCCCAACTTTCTTATGGTTTTCTTGACGAACAATTTCCCTTCCAAGATCTCTTAGCTGATCATGCATTATTAACTCATTTTCTTCCCCAATCTTAATCAATGACTTTTGGCGAAGAATTTCAATTCCTACTTCAGGGAAAAATTCACAGCCATCCCATATGTAACATGCAATATTCTTATCCATTCCAATAAAGAAACAAGCAATATCAAGAAATATAGCTTTCTCTTCATGAATTAATCCATCATAACTTATTCTCAACTTCTTCTGCACTTGATAATGTGGaattttggctaacttctttaTTGTGTCATTCCATACTGGTTCTTCACTGCCAAATAAAGCTGAACCTATAACCTCAACAGCCAAAGGAAGTCCTCCAGTAGTTTTTACTACTTTTTTTGAGAGATCCAAATAATTTTTTGGAGGTTCATCCATTTTGAAGGCATGTTTGCTGAAGAGTTTAAGAGATTGATCTAAATCCATTTCATTGGGCTCATAAATTCCATCTACTTCAAGAAGCCTTAAGATATGGCTATCCCTGGTCGTAATAATAATCTTActtccaaaaccaaaccaatcacgCTTCCCAATTATTTCTTTTAAATCAATATTTccatccacatcatcaagaacaatAAGAACTTTCTTATTGGATAATCTTTGCCTAATCACATGAATTCCTTGATCAATGCTATCAATGTTTGGATCCTTTAGGTTCAAGATATTAGTGAGAAGTAGACTTTGCAAACGGACAACAGCTGCCCCTGTTTCGAAAGTTTCTCGAACATTTGCTATAAAGCTACATCCTTGAAAGTGAGAATATATTGCATTGTACACACACCTGGAAATTGTTGTCTTACCAATGCCACCTAAGCCACAAATACCCACAATCCGTCTATCATTAGATCCAATGTTTAGCAACTTCATCATATTTTCTAAATGAGAATGGATTCCGACTATGTCGTCAGAAATAGTCAAGGGCCCTTTTATTAATTCGCTCCAAACTTCTTGAACaattaattttattaaattcCCTTCATACCTGCATAAATCAAGTaatgaggaaaataaaaaagttggattaaaaaaaaaatcataacaaTTGAACATGGAGGAAATATTTGTGAACTTAAATTTTCTAGTCTAGCATTACAAAAAAAGTGAATTAGTGATATTTTATTGCATTCTTCTAATGGATTCTCACCCCAAATATTTAACAGTAAAGAAAGAATTATGGGGTGCTAAAACATTTGAGTTGGTAAAAGAATAATAGCCAAAAGGGCCAAGGCTAGGGAGGGGTGACGAACTAAAAAGATTTCACATTGTTCTGGCCCTAAATCGTTCTTCCTTACCGGGAATGACTACTAAAATGACGCCAAAATATCCAAAACtattatattagaaaaaaaacctaataaatgtaaaaaacaaataataaaaactaaGAACTATTGATAGAAATACCAATTATCATTTCCGTGCTACACATCAAATAATTGATATATATTTCCTTACTCGGTTGTTGGGGAGCTATttataaatacaaaaatgaGCATCACAAAGAATTAGTACAGTTTTCTACCGGGGTATTGAACTATGCAAGGATTAATGGTTTCAGTATCAATCAcctaaatttaaaatatgtatCGGAGATACATAAGACATGCtgaagatcaaggattaaaatattaatatcGATCACCGTATtgattggctaaatttaagatacgtatcaaaagatatcgtatcgtattgaaGATACATTAAACCATGGAACTATGAGCTAAAGCGGGGCAAGAGCTATGGAATTGGTAATGATCCCAAGTCTAATGGGACAGGTGTCACAGATATTGTATGGAACTTATGTCATCCAAAAACATAGACAAATAAACTCCacatatacttttttttttttttaaaccttaaACTTTAGGGTCATAATTGATCTTTCAAAATTCTATTGATCGCAGATTAAAGAAAACAGAGTTGAAGGAGACACATCCCCCTTGATCGGTTACTAGACAAGGAATAACTCATAAAACCTTACATACAATCAAAgttatggggtaatgattacatatatttcttttttaagtataaaaattttacttcccttctttttaatttcccttacaaccaaacagtAGACTGATACAATTTCTAGCCAGGTTTATCAACAATGTGGAAAAACCTATATTGTGCACAATTGAAATCTTAGGCCTTGTAATGAAGGGAACCAAGGTACCACAAATTCTTAATCTCTTTCAAAACACTATTCAAGGTTAAGGATGAAGGAATGAGAAGCGAAGAAAAACTTTCCAATGACCTTAgctcagaaaaatcaaaattgggtGAAGAATAACCAGTAGCACATTAATATCGCATACTTGGCAACATCGCAAAAATCAAATAAGCAAAATTGGATTGCAAGACAAATAGGATCCTTGATGTTGCTACGGTGGGATGGAGATTCACTAAGAGACTGTGTTTAATGTCCAATTTCACATCTAATTATCATTCGAATATCTCAATACATTTTACGGACCAAAGATACAGGGATCTAAACTAGGGAGCATATTGGCAGTAATCAATTCAAACCCAAGTTGCCCAGATTGGTAGTGAATCAGTTATCCAGCTCAAAGAAAAATGGGAACCATAAAAAgatgtacccagtgcacgaggcttctgCCATTACGTAGCAATGGAACAACCTCATTGTTGTACCAAGCCCTTACTTGCTATTGGAAAACCATAAGTATAAAAAATTGACTTGAAAGTTCCAAATTCTTTTCTggtaaaaactttaaacttgtaccagaaaaaaataaacattgttTAAAAATTTGATACAAAATCAACAGATTTGCCTGAATCGAATCAGAATCAACGAAATCCCCTTCCGACTTCCTCCCAATAAGTTgaaggaaatgaaaaatgagaaaaagattgaAAAGATTACCTTTTGGTGTCATCTCCTTaatgataaaaattgaaatctcaAGTCATTGTCTTAAAAGGCCTTCttgatatcatttttcttttctattttacctatttaataaaaatcattttttttttatcaaaagtaCATAAAAATGGTGGTAACTACTtaagaaaaatggtttttttgtgagaaatagtttggtatccctATGTGCACAATGATTTTTCGAACAACTGGGTGAAGAGATGTCCCTTCGCCCATCTTTCTTATAaacctctttcttcattttgaactgaaaaagagggggcaagggacttggatttctaattacaaagcaaatgattaCTTTACCCCTTCATGTTGGGATTTTAAGCGCACACTGagcaaaaataaatgaaaatcaattttgactaaaacatataaatgactcttgatctctttttgttttgtattttatcaattttctttttttttaaatagaaacaagctccataaattatattaaatacaaccaaaaccatttttgtgaaccaaaaaaaaaaaaccatattttTTCTCCGATTCCATTTTCTTTGGTCAGGCTGATTCTGGCAAATACCTACTGATTCCAATCCGAATCAATGAAGATTGACCCAGTGCCCACTGAGTatggatcaggtcctcgtatGAGAATAATTCTCCTACAATGTTTGATCTACACTTAGATTCCAATTAAgctctcttcttttaattgatttttattttgaatggaGTCCAATTGTAAATGAAACACGGAACAAGCATACGAAGACCTGATCCGAACTCGTGCCCACCACCGAGTTTTAAAATATTAGCTATTAAGGTAAGTgtctttacctaaaaaaaaaaagaaaggtaagaGGAGTGTTGATCGGACTTACCCATAAGCAGAATTCTTCAGATCCCATCCTT
Protein-coding regions in this window:
- the LOC122058216 gene encoding uncharacterized protein LOC122058216 isoform X1 — encoded protein: MLTLRVVGGLVIVLLLKKLFDKITDASAKAKNDAGTSSATQECVPDSSSPLPASGQNEAAASTATQESDSPSSSSPLPSSGRNDAASSSSATQECGSSSSSSSLPTSGWDYEVFLSFRGKDTRTNFTDHLYNALLGIGIRTFRDNEELRIGQKIDEKLRSAIHQSKIAIVIFSKDFASSKWCLGEVAEIAECMKLERGQRKMRVMPVFYHVDPSVVRNQTPGSSYGNAFQEHKNNFDKDTVEVWKKALKEVGGLKGWDLKNSAYGYEGNLIKLIVQEVWSELIKGPLTISDDIVGIHSHLENMMKLLNIGSNDRRIVGICGLGGIGKTTISRCVYNAIYSHFQGCSFIANVRETFETGAAVVRLQSLLLTNILNLKDPNIDSIDQGIHVIRQRLSNKKVLIVLDDVDGNIDLKEIIGKRDWFGFGSKIIITTRDSHILRLLEVDGIYEPNEMDLDQSLKLFSKHAFKMDEPPKNYLDLSKKVVKTTGGLPLAVEVIGSALFGSEEPVWNDTIKKLAKIPHYQVQKKLRISYDGLIHEEKAIFLDIACFFIGMDKNIACYIWDGCEFFPEVGIEILRQKSLIKIGEENELIMHDQLRDLGREIVRQENHKKVGKRSRLWSHEDVLKVLTTRKGTGKVEGLCITFRDKANSQCVWSEGFEAMTELRLLQVDYAKVAGKFMHSFSEVRWLSLKRCPIQFTQTNLGKLCVLDLSDSDITESWMGWNSIKEAKSLKVLNLSSCAELSRTPDLSENEHLEVLILEDCRKLATINTSIGDLKKLVTLNLSGCGELSRIPDLSENKKLKVLVLEDCRKLSTIDASIAHLKSLVILNMKGCSSEIQLPTSIFELSSLKKVDIGNARISPLPEELDSSAKVKNDTASSATQEFGSSSGKNEAAASSATKEWVSDSSSSSLHTSGWDYEVFLSFRSEDTGSNFTDHLYNALLDIGIHTFRDNEELRIGEMISPALRSTIHQSKIAIVIFSEDYASSKWCLGELAEIAECMKVRSQDQIRVMPVFYDVDPSEVRNQTGSFGNAFVDHEKNFNRDTVEGWKNALRKVGQLEGWDLKNTAGGLIRREHQKKYEGKLIQSIVQQVTYGLRNSHLTLPHNMVGMDVHIENMMKLLDIGSKDRQIVGILGLGGIGKTTIAKCVYNTIYHHFEGYSFIADVRETSQRKGGVVYLQSLLLTNILNRENLRISCVDRGIIMIRQRLFNKKVLIVLDDVDEVMILNALIGKCDWFGFGSKIIITTRDRHVLNVLEVDGIYEPNEMDLDQSLTLFSKHAFRMDRPPENFLGLSMEVVKIAAGLPSALEVTGLSLLGKSKREWETTVKRLTEIPNKEVLDRLKISYDELDDVERDMFLDIACFFSGMDKNIACYIWDGCGFFPTIGMKILCQKLFVKIGEEDELKMHAQLRGLGREIIRQESIKEVGKRSRLWSHEDVLEVLTTRKGTGKVEGLCITFHDGLNNQYVMSEGFEAMTKLRLLQVDYAKVAGDFIHSFPELRWLSWKRCPIQFTPINPRKLCVLDLSDSEITEDWMIWNYIKEAKKLKVLNLSSCVELSRIPDLSENKHLEVLLLEGCRKLATIDASIGHLEWLVKLNLSGCYELSRITDLSKNYHLEVLLLKDCRKLATIGRIGHLKKLVKLNVKGCSSELYLPASIFELSSLETLDIGNARISQLPGAGSSLRSLIFYP
- the LOC122058216 gene encoding uncharacterized protein LOC122058216 isoform X2; the encoded protein is MLTLRVVGGLVIVLLLKKLFDKITDASAKAKNDAGTSSATQECVPDSSSPLPASGQNEAAASTATQESDSPSSSSPLPSSGRNDAASSSSATQECGSSSSSSSLPTSGWDYEVFLSFRGKDTRTNFTDHLYNALLGIGIRTFRDNEELRIGQKIDEKLRSAIHQSKIAIVIFSKDFASSKWCLGEVAEIAECMKLERGQRKMRVMPVFYHVDPSVVRNQTPGSSYGNAFQEHKNNFDKDTVEVWKKALKEVGGLKGWDLKNSAYGYEGNLIKLIVQEVWSELIKGPLTISDDIVGIHSHLENMMKLLNIGSNDRRIVGICGLGGIGKTTISRCVYNAIYSHFQGCSFIANVRETFETGAAVVRLQSLLLTNILNLKDPNIDSIDQGIHVIRQRLSNKKVLIVLDDVDGNIDLKEIIGKRDWFGFGSKIIITTRDSHILRLLEVDGIYEPNEMDLDQSLKLFSKHAFKMDEPPKNYLDLSKKVVKTTGGLPLAVEVIGSALFGSEEPVWNDTIKKLAKIPHYQVQKKLRISYDGLIHEEKAIFLDIACFFIGMDKNIACYIWDGCEFFPEVGIEILRQKSLIKIGEENELIMHDQLRDLGREIVRQENHKKVGKRSRLWSHEDVLKVLTTRKGTGKVEGLCITFRDKANSQCVWSEGFEAMTELRLLQVDYAKVAGKFMHSFSEVRWLSLKRCPIQFTQTNLGKLCVLDLSDSDITESWMGWNSIKEAKSLKVLNLSSCAELSRTPDLSENEHLEVLILEDCRKLATINTSIGDLKKLVTLNLSGCGELSRIPDLSENKKLKVLVLEDCRKLSTIDASIAHLKSLVILNMKGCSSEIQLPTSIFELSSLKKVDIGNARISPLPEELDSSAKVKNDTASSATQEFGSSSGKNEAAASSATKEWVSDSSSSSLHTSGWDYEVFLSFRSEDTGSNFTDHLYNALLDIGIHTFRDNEELRIGEMISPALRSTIHQSKIAIVIFSEDYASSKWCLGELAEIAECMKVRSQDQIRVMPVFYDVDPSEVRNQTGSFGNAFVDHEKNFNRDTVEGWKNALRKVGQLEGWDLKNTAGGYEGKLIQSIVQQVTYGLRNSHLTLPHNMVGMDVHIENMMKLLDIGSKDRQIVGILGLGGIGKTTIAKCVYNTIYHHFEGYSFIADVRETSQRKGGVVYLQSLLLTNILNRENLRISCVDRGIIMIRQRLFNKKVLIVLDDVDEVMILNALIGKCDWFGFGSKIIITTRDRHVLNVLEVDGIYEPNEMDLDQSLTLFSKHAFRMDRPPENFLGLSMEVVKIAAGLPSALEVTGLSLLGKSKREWETTVKRLTEIPNKEVLDRLKISYDELDDVERDMFLDIACFFSGMDKNIACYIWDGCGFFPTIGMKILCQKLFVKIGEEDELKMHAQLRGLGREIIRQESIKEVGKRSRLWSHEDVLEVLTTRKGTGKVEGLCITFHDGLNNQYVMSEGFEAMTKLRLLQVDYAKVAGDFIHSFPELRWLSWKRCPIQFTPINPRKLCVLDLSDSEITEDWMIWNYIKEAKKLKVLNLSSCVELSRIPDLSENKHLEVLLLEGCRKLATIDASIGHLEWLVKLNLSGCYELSRITDLSKNYHLEVLLLKDCRKLATIGRIGHLKKLVKLNVKGCSSELYLPASIFELSSLETLDIGNARISQLPGAGSSLRSLIFYP